From one Paramormyrops kingsleyae isolate MSU_618 chromosome 1, PKINGS_0.4, whole genome shotgun sequence genomic stretch:
- the LOC111833319 gene encoding protein mono-ADP-ribosyltransferase PARP12-like isoform X1: MSTKEVSAFITKLLCRSRGCMEYSELHRAVRQRYSLSDQDLLAFLGETSRFIVTGDSSQSGVAGPQPGAASRVIAKTSVRLCQMQECDGRFCQNLHLCKYLVCGQCGRGKKCKYSHKVHSSHNSNILTEEGLQDLDQLELFQLLLQNDNWLLPDICSHYNLGSDKHGSCTYKKKCFKLHICKFFLQGDCIFANNCRRAHRFDESSIMILEKRCFKVDLNSQRVLYEIYKNRFMITADFEKAAESWRSESSSSAMKVIEPNSSDICFYYILGQCGYKEKCRNVHYDLPYRWQILNSDGVSWNDHPDMEDVERAYSKPENDVSEGLPPVDFQTMKCGSAEVRRLSTQSSVTKHSSHFLTTEWLWYWKDSEGQWRQYGCEREEKYEASSQSHTLEKSYLGDINGRMRISIGRKEFIINFKDMCQQNHDNQAKVEVRRRPRFISASEVERKRSRYSVFVCLPEILTDFSISNKYFQCNTCSRRQDLIPHPWR, from the exons ATGTCGACTAAAGAAGTTTCCGCCTTTATAACAAAGCTGCTGTGCCGAAGCCGGGGATGTATGGAGTACAGTGAGCTACACCGCGCTGTGCGGCAGCGCTACAGCCTGAGCGATCAGGATCTCCTCGCCTTCCTCGGCGAAACCTCCAGGTTCATCGTCACTGGCGACAGTAGCCAGTCGGGGGTAGCGGGTCCGCAGCCGGGCGCCGCCAGCCGAGTCATCGCCAAGACGTCGGTGCGCCTTTGCCAAATGCAGGAGTGCGACGGCCGCTTTTGCCAGAATCTGCACCTGTGCAAGTATTTGGTTTGCGGACAGTGCGGACGCGG GAAAAAATGCAAGTACTCCCACAAGGTTCACTCTTCCCACAACTCCAACATTTTGACAGAAGAAGGATTGCAAGACCTTGACCAGCTGGAGCTGttccagctgctgctgcagaaTGATAATTGGCTGCTGCCTGAT ATCTGCTCTCATTACAACTTGGGCAGTGATAAGCACGGCTCCTGCACATATAAGAAGAAGTGCTTCAAGCTTCATATCTGCAAGTTCTTCCTGCAAGGAGATTGCATTTTTGCCAATAATTGTCGACGCGCCCATAGGTTTGACGAAAGCTCTATAATGATACTGGAAAAAAGGTGCTTTAAGGTCGACCTAAACAGTCAGCGCGTCCTGTATGAGATCTACAAGAACCGCTTCATGATCACCGCCGATTTTGAGAAAGCAGCAG AAAGTTGGCGGTCTGAATCATCATCATCCGCCATGAAGGTCATTGAGCCAAACAGTAGTGACATCTGCTTCTATTATATTCTGGGCCAGTGTGGATACAAAG AAAAGTGCAGAAATGTGCACTATGACCTGCCTTACCGATGGCAGATCTTAAACAGCGATGGTGTGAGTTGGAACGACCATCCCGACATGGAGGACGTGGAAAGAGCCTATAGCAAGCCAGAAAACGACGTTAG TGAGGGGCTCCCTCCTGTAGACTTCCAGACCATGAAATGTGGATCAGCTGAAGTCCGTCGCCTCTCCACACAGTCCTCTGTCACCAAGCACTCCAGTCACTTCCTTACTACAGAATGGCTCTGGTACTGGAAGGACAGTGAAGGGCAGTGGAGACAGTATGGATGTGAG AGGGAGGAAAAATATGAAGCTTCAAGTCAGTCTCATACTCTGGAAAAAAGTTACCTAGGTGACATCAACGGCAGAATGCGCATCTCTATCGGCAGAAAGGAGTTTATCATCAACTTTAAAG ACATGTGTCAGCAGAACCACGATAACCAAGCTAAGGTCGAGGTAAGACGGCGGCCACGCTTTATCTCTGCCAGCGAAGTTGAAAGAAAGCGGAGCAGGTATTCCGtctttgtctgcctgcctgAGATACTTACTGACTTCTCTATCTCAAATAAATACTTCCAATGTAACACATGCAGTCGGAGGCAAGATTTGATCCCCCATCCCTGGAGGTGA
- the LOC111833319 gene encoding protein mono-ADP-ribosyltransferase PARP12-like isoform X2 → MSTKEVSAFITKLLCRSRGCMEYSELHRAVRQRYSLSDQDLLAFLGETSRFIVTGDSSQSGVAGPQPGAASRVIAKTSVRLCQMQECDGRFCQNLHLCKYLVCGQCGRGKKCKYSHKVHSSHNSNILTEEGLQDLDQLELFQLLLQNDNWLLPDICSHYNLGSDKHGSCTYKKKCFKLHICKFFLQGDCIFANNCRRAHRFDESSIMILEKRCFKVDLNSQRVLYEIYKNRFMITADFEKAAESWRSESSSSAMKVIEPNSSDICFYYILGQCGYKEKCRNVHYDLPYRWQILNSDGVSWNDHPDMEDVERAYSKPENDVSEGLPPVDFQTMKCGSAEVRRLSTQSSVTKHSSHFLTTEWLWYWKDSEGQWRQYGCEREEKYEASSQSHTLEKSYLGDINGRMRISIGRKEFIINFKDMCQQNHDNQAKVEVRRRPRFISASEVERKRSSKEPEKQDK, encoded by the exons ATGTCGACTAAAGAAGTTTCCGCCTTTATAACAAAGCTGCTGTGCCGAAGCCGGGGATGTATGGAGTACAGTGAGCTACACCGCGCTGTGCGGCAGCGCTACAGCCTGAGCGATCAGGATCTCCTCGCCTTCCTCGGCGAAACCTCCAGGTTCATCGTCACTGGCGACAGTAGCCAGTCGGGGGTAGCGGGTCCGCAGCCGGGCGCCGCCAGCCGAGTCATCGCCAAGACGTCGGTGCGCCTTTGCCAAATGCAGGAGTGCGACGGCCGCTTTTGCCAGAATCTGCACCTGTGCAAGTATTTGGTTTGCGGACAGTGCGGACGCGG GAAAAAATGCAAGTACTCCCACAAGGTTCACTCTTCCCACAACTCCAACATTTTGACAGAAGAAGGATTGCAAGACCTTGACCAGCTGGAGCTGttccagctgctgctgcagaaTGATAATTGGCTGCTGCCTGAT ATCTGCTCTCATTACAACTTGGGCAGTGATAAGCACGGCTCCTGCACATATAAGAAGAAGTGCTTCAAGCTTCATATCTGCAAGTTCTTCCTGCAAGGAGATTGCATTTTTGCCAATAATTGTCGACGCGCCCATAGGTTTGACGAAAGCTCTATAATGATACTGGAAAAAAGGTGCTTTAAGGTCGACCTAAACAGTCAGCGCGTCCTGTATGAGATCTACAAGAACCGCTTCATGATCACCGCCGATTTTGAGAAAGCAGCAG AAAGTTGGCGGTCTGAATCATCATCATCCGCCATGAAGGTCATTGAGCCAAACAGTAGTGACATCTGCTTCTATTATATTCTGGGCCAGTGTGGATACAAAG AAAAGTGCAGAAATGTGCACTATGACCTGCCTTACCGATGGCAGATCTTAAACAGCGATGGTGTGAGTTGGAACGACCATCCCGACATGGAGGACGTGGAAAGAGCCTATAGCAAGCCAGAAAACGACGTTAG TGAGGGGCTCCCTCCTGTAGACTTCCAGACCATGAAATGTGGATCAGCTGAAGTCCGTCGCCTCTCCACACAGTCCTCTGTCACCAAGCACTCCAGTCACTTCCTTACTACAGAATGGCTCTGGTACTGGAAGGACAGTGAAGGGCAGTGGAGACAGTATGGATGTGAG AGGGAGGAAAAATATGAAGCTTCAAGTCAGTCTCATACTCTGGAAAAAAGTTACCTAGGTGACATCAACGGCAGAATGCGCATCTCTATCGGCAGAAAGGAGTTTATCATCAACTTTAAAG ACATGTGTCAGCAGAACCACGATAACCAAGCTAAGGTCGAGGTAAGACGGCGGCCACGCTTTATCTCTGCCAGCGAAGTTGAAAGAAAGCGGAGCAG TAAAGAACCTGAGAAGCAAGACAAATGA